A single region of the Pieris rapae chromosome 21, ilPieRapa1.1, whole genome shotgun sequence genome encodes:
- the LOC110994730 gene encoding pre-mRNA-splicing factor Syf2, with protein sequence MSASEVGESTTKEMTFAEKQAERLKRLRSLHTARNEARTHNHQEVVAEEARNKLPANYEAKRRQAEWIMEDQKKREESAKEGKDYDRVKLLNISAVEAERLERKKKKKNPDQGFSTYEQATVRQYNRLVKNMPTADMELYEQQKQKYGDAFYGGPNVIIHGMHKDRREAVDKMVDDLEGQIAKRAKYSRRRTHNDDADIDYINERNAKFNKKLERFYGEHTAEIKQNLERGTAI encoded by the coding sequence atgAGTGCTAGTGAAGTCGGTGAATCAACAACTAAAGAGATGACGTTCGCTGAGAAACAAGCTGAACGATTGAAGAgacttcgctctttacacacTGCAAGAAATGAAGCAAGGACACATAATCACCAAGAAGTTGTAGCTGAGGAGGCTAGAAACAAGTTACCAGCTAATTACGAAGCAAAACGACGACAAGCTGAATGGATCATGGAAGATCAAAAGAAACGTGAGGAATCAGCTAAAGAGGGTAAAGACTATGACAGAGTTAAATTACTGAATATATCTGCAGTAGAAGCGGAGAGGTTGGAacgtaaaaagaagaaaaagaaccCTGATCAAGGCTTTTCTACTTATGAACAGGCAACAGTAAGACAGTATAACAGGCTTGTTAAAAATATGCCAACTGCAGATATGGAACTTTATGAacaacagaaacaaaaatatggtGATGCTTTTTATGGAGGTCCAAATGTTATTATTCATGGAATGCATAAAGATAGAAGAGAAGCAGTTGATAAAATGGTAGATGATTTGGAAGGGCAAATTGCAAAGAGAGCTAAATATTCCAGGAGACGGACACATAATGATGATGCAGATATAGACTACATCAATGAAAGAAATGCTaagtttaataagaaattggAAAGATTTTATGGAGAGCATACTGCAgaaatcaaacaaaacttgGAAAGAGGCAcagctatttaa
- the LOC110994728 gene encoding uncharacterized protein LOC110994728 isoform X2, which yields MSAPSDSATSPPPCACTNISLMQLFHELKQKFPGVPDHVVSNTIELYCHDKKACEIHLLREVKTSLTHAYHASSVAAARQLSGLKINPPQKCRNQPIIKHEAIKSTNAQLFTCQGPQKAIISTNASLDEEDVKVNTDANQNVVEVKTNELLNTCSPVTIVNLDNCFVKYSAESPSDLELSNENNSIENGKQESTNQGFNEQITNSEQSESTNFKLLKSNKIRSNLNEKLEGVKEKKTIKKDKEEPKEVLDKPQRPNTLNFIKPSPEIAFNDNLKKPDETCRTVSPAPAIQKTDKEPKSCPYRQERGGYPLNLSVNVNCHMDLSRGYCDPWLEDYESPRAITSVNLTVCTPTSNMASPVRERNDDSGFEGHVTVTVSPSTTRPKRRAPPPPQSTRIDSPRPSRVAPEPPGTDHSLIERQKERLSRLAAALAQEKGQLAQLNRETQILAAPPPSPTAAARFKEHVERLRDECDMLAKRLEMGVRAPRVLPVPEADDNFYSNIYTGQRPSASWQCHMCTFRNHPLLDKCEECDMPRIFVGTSPATTHDSGFGSFRDRNRRGANLSSDTGSLPNIASGYAVNV from the exons ATGTCTGCCCCCTCCGATAGCGCTACCAGCCCTCCACCATGTGCGTGTACCAACATATCGCTTATGCAGTTGTTCCATGAGCTCAAACAAAAGTTTCCTGGTGTACCCGATCATGTTGTTTCTAACACCATTGAGCTATACTGTCATGATAAAAAAGCTTGTGAAATACATCTTCTCAGAGAAGTCAAGACCTCCCTAACGCACGCCTATCATGCGTCTTCAGTGGCTGCAGCACGACAACTCAGTGGTCTTAAAATTAATCCACCACAAAAGTGCCGAAATCAGCCTATTATCAAGCATGAAGCTATAAAATCAACAAATGCCCAGTTGTTTACTTGCCAAGGTCCACAAAAAGCCATAATCAGCACTAATGCTAGTTTAGATGAAGAAGATGTTAAAGTGAATACTGATGCAAATCAAAATGTTGTGgaagtaaaaacaaatgagtTACTTAATACATGCTCACCTGTTACTATAGTCAATCTTGATAACTGTTTTGTTAAGTACAGTGCAGAGTCACCTAGTGACTTAGAGTTGTCTAATGAAAACAATAGTATTGAGAATGGAAAGCAGGAAAGTACAAATCAAGGATTTAATGAACAAATAACCAATTCTGAACAATCTGAGagtactaattttaaattattgaaaagtaataaaataaggtcaaatttaaatgaaaaattggaGGGTGTGAAGgagaaaaaaactattaaaaaagataagGAAGAACCTAAAGAAGTGCTTGATAAACCACAAAGACCAAACACATTGAACTTCATTAAACCAAGTCCAGAAATTGCATTTAATGATAATCTGAAAAAACCTGATGAAACATGCCGCACAGTCTCACCTGCTCCTGCAATTCAAAAAACTGATAAAGAGCCCAAAAGTTGTCCATATAGGCAAGAAAGGGGTGGGTATCCCCTAAATTTGTCTGTCAATGTTAATTGCCATATGGACTTAAGCCGTGGGTACTGTGATCCTTGGTTAGAAGATTATGAAAGTCCTAGAGCAATTACATCAGTGAATTTAACTGTTTGTACACCAACATCAAATATGGCCAGTCCAGTCAGGGAAAGAAATGATGATAGTGGCTTTGAGGGGCATGTGACAGTAACTGTTAGCCCTAGTACAACACGCCCAAAGCGTAGAGCACCACCTCCACCTCAATCCACCAGGATAGATTCACCGAGACCATCTAGGGTTGCTCCTGAACCACCCGGTACAG ATCATTCTCTAATTGAGCGTCAGAAGGAACGTTTATCAAGATTAGCAGCTGCATTAGCCCAAGAGAAGGGACAGTTGGCACAATTAAATCGGGAAACACAGATATTAGCTGCTCCTCCACCATCACCAACAGCTGCTGCAAGATTCAAGGAGCATGTGGAACGCTTAAGGGATGAGTGTGATATGTTGGCAAAGCGCCTTGAGATGGGAGTAAGAG ctCCCCGAGTGTTACCTGTCCCAGAGGCAGATGACAACTTCTACAGTAATATATACACAGGGCAGAGACCATCTGCCTCTTGGCAATGCCACATGTGCACCTTTAGGAATCATCCACTCTTAGACAAGTGTGAGGAGTGTGACATGCCCCGGATATTTGTAGGTACGTCCCCTGCTACTACACATGACTCTGGCTTTGGGTCTTTCCGTGATAGGAACAGACGAGGGGCTAATCTGTCCAGTGACACAGGCTCCCTGCCTAATATAGCAAGTGGGTATGCTGTTAATgtgtaa
- the LOC110994728 gene encoding uncharacterized protein LOC110994728 isoform X1, which produces MSAPSDSATSPPPCACTNISLMQLFHELKQKFPGVPDHVVSNTIELYCHDKKACEIHLLREVKTSLTHAYHASSVAAARQLSGLKINPPQKCRNQPIIKHEAIKSTNAQLFTCQGPQKAIISTNASLDEEDVKVNTDANQNVVEVKTNELLNTCSPVTIVNLDNCFVKYSAESPSDLELSNENNSIENGKQESTNQGFNEQITNSEQSESTNFKLLKSNKIRSNLNEKLEGVKEKKTIKKDKEEPKEVLDKPQRPNTLNFIKPSPEIAFNDNLKKPDETCRTVSPAPAIQKTDKEPKSCPYRQERGGYPLNLSVNVNCHMDLSRGYCDPWLEDYESPRAITSVNLTVCTPTSNMASPVRERNDDSGFEGHVTVTVSPSTTRPKRRAPPPPQSTRIDSPRPSRVAPEPPGTVSDHSLIERQKERLSRLAAALAQEKGQLAQLNRETQILAAPPPSPTAAARFKEHVERLRDECDMLAKRLEMGVRAPRVLPVPEADDNFYSNIYTGQRPSASWQCHMCTFRNHPLLDKCEECDMPRIFVGTSPATTHDSGFGSFRDRNRRGANLSSDTGSLPNIASGYAVNV; this is translated from the exons ATGTCTGCCCCCTCCGATAGCGCTACCAGCCCTCCACCATGTGCGTGTACCAACATATCGCTTATGCAGTTGTTCCATGAGCTCAAACAAAAGTTTCCTGGTGTACCCGATCATGTTGTTTCTAACACCATTGAGCTATACTGTCATGATAAAAAAGCTTGTGAAATACATCTTCTCAGAGAAGTCAAGACCTCCCTAACGCACGCCTATCATGCGTCTTCAGTGGCTGCAGCACGACAACTCAGTGGTCTTAAAATTAATCCACCACAAAAGTGCCGAAATCAGCCTATTATCAAGCATGAAGCTATAAAATCAACAAATGCCCAGTTGTTTACTTGCCAAGGTCCACAAAAAGCCATAATCAGCACTAATGCTAGTTTAGATGAAGAAGATGTTAAAGTGAATACTGATGCAAATCAAAATGTTGTGgaagtaaaaacaaatgagtTACTTAATACATGCTCACCTGTTACTATAGTCAATCTTGATAACTGTTTTGTTAAGTACAGTGCAGAGTCACCTAGTGACTTAGAGTTGTCTAATGAAAACAATAGTATTGAGAATGGAAAGCAGGAAAGTACAAATCAAGGATTTAATGAACAAATAACCAATTCTGAACAATCTGAGagtactaattttaaattattgaaaagtaataaaataaggtcaaatttaaatgaaaaattggaGGGTGTGAAGgagaaaaaaactattaaaaaagataagGAAGAACCTAAAGAAGTGCTTGATAAACCACAAAGACCAAACACATTGAACTTCATTAAACCAAGTCCAGAAATTGCATTTAATGATAATCTGAAAAAACCTGATGAAACATGCCGCACAGTCTCACCTGCTCCTGCAATTCAAAAAACTGATAAAGAGCCCAAAAGTTGTCCATATAGGCAAGAAAGGGGTGGGTATCCCCTAAATTTGTCTGTCAATGTTAATTGCCATATGGACTTAAGCCGTGGGTACTGTGATCCTTGGTTAGAAGATTATGAAAGTCCTAGAGCAATTACATCAGTGAATTTAACTGTTTGTACACCAACATCAAATATGGCCAGTCCAGTCAGGGAAAGAAATGATGATAGTGGCTTTGAGGGGCATGTGACAGTAACTGTTAGCCCTAGTACAACACGCCCAAAGCGTAGAGCACCACCTCCACCTCAATCCACCAGGATAGATTCACCGAGACCATCTAGGGTTGCTCCTGAACCACCCGGTACAG TTTCAGATCATTCTCTAATTGAGCGTCAGAAGGAACGTTTATCAAGATTAGCAGCTGCATTAGCCCAAGAGAAGGGACAGTTGGCACAATTAAATCGGGAAACACAGATATTAGCTGCTCCTCCACCATCACCAACAGCTGCTGCAAGATTCAAGGAGCATGTGGAACGCTTAAGGGATGAGTGTGATATGTTGGCAAAGCGCCTTGAGATGGGAGTAAGAG ctCCCCGAGTGTTACCTGTCCCAGAGGCAGATGACAACTTCTACAGTAATATATACACAGGGCAGAGACCATCTGCCTCTTGGCAATGCCACATGTGCACCTTTAGGAATCATCCACTCTTAGACAAGTGTGAGGAGTGTGACATGCCCCGGATATTTGTAGGTACGTCCCCTGCTACTACACATGACTCTGGCTTTGGGTCTTTCCGTGATAGGAACAGACGAGGGGCTAATCTGTCCAGTGACACAGGCTCCCTGCCTAATATAGCAAGTGGGTATGCTGTTAATgtgtaa
- the LOC110994728 gene encoding uncharacterized protein LOC110994728 isoform X3 produces MSAPSDSATSPPPCACTNISLMQLFHELKQKFPGVPDHVVSNTIELYCHDKKACEIHLLREVKTSLTHAYHASSVAAARQLSGLKINPPQKCRNQPIIKHEAIKSTNAQLFTCQGPQKAIISTNASLDEEDVKVNTDANQNVVEVKTNELLNTCSPVTIVNLDNCFVKYSAESPSDLELSNENNSIENGKQESTNQGFNEQITNSEQSESTNFKLLKSNKIRSNLNEKLEGVKEKKTIKKDKEEPKEVLDKPQRPNTLNFIKPSPEIAFNDNLKKPDETCRTVSPAPAIQKTDKEPKSCPYRQERGGYPLNLSVNVNCHMDLSRGYCDPWLEDYESPRAITSVNLTVCTPTSNMASPVRERNDDSGFEGHVTVTVSPSTTRPKRRAPPPPQSTRIDSPRPSRVAPEPPGTVSDHSLIERQKERLSRLAAALAQEKGQLAQLNRETQILAAPPPSPTAAARFKEHVERLRDECDMLAKRLEMGVRAPRVLPVPEADDNFYSNIYTGQRPSASWQCHMCTFRNHPLLDKCEECDMPRIFVVRSPDGITVRLMPGRRKIVRSWVL; encoded by the exons ATGTCTGCCCCCTCCGATAGCGCTACCAGCCCTCCACCATGTGCGTGTACCAACATATCGCTTATGCAGTTGTTCCATGAGCTCAAACAAAAGTTTCCTGGTGTACCCGATCATGTTGTTTCTAACACCATTGAGCTATACTGTCATGATAAAAAAGCTTGTGAAATACATCTTCTCAGAGAAGTCAAGACCTCCCTAACGCACGCCTATCATGCGTCTTCAGTGGCTGCAGCACGACAACTCAGTGGTCTTAAAATTAATCCACCACAAAAGTGCCGAAATCAGCCTATTATCAAGCATGAAGCTATAAAATCAACAAATGCCCAGTTGTTTACTTGCCAAGGTCCACAAAAAGCCATAATCAGCACTAATGCTAGTTTAGATGAAGAAGATGTTAAAGTGAATACTGATGCAAATCAAAATGTTGTGgaagtaaaaacaaatgagtTACTTAATACATGCTCACCTGTTACTATAGTCAATCTTGATAACTGTTTTGTTAAGTACAGTGCAGAGTCACCTAGTGACTTAGAGTTGTCTAATGAAAACAATAGTATTGAGAATGGAAAGCAGGAAAGTACAAATCAAGGATTTAATGAACAAATAACCAATTCTGAACAATCTGAGagtactaattttaaattattgaaaagtaataaaataaggtcaaatttaaatgaaaaattggaGGGTGTGAAGgagaaaaaaactattaaaaaagataagGAAGAACCTAAAGAAGTGCTTGATAAACCACAAAGACCAAACACATTGAACTTCATTAAACCAAGTCCAGAAATTGCATTTAATGATAATCTGAAAAAACCTGATGAAACATGCCGCACAGTCTCACCTGCTCCTGCAATTCAAAAAACTGATAAAGAGCCCAAAAGTTGTCCATATAGGCAAGAAAGGGGTGGGTATCCCCTAAATTTGTCTGTCAATGTTAATTGCCATATGGACTTAAGCCGTGGGTACTGTGATCCTTGGTTAGAAGATTATGAAAGTCCTAGAGCAATTACATCAGTGAATTTAACTGTTTGTACACCAACATCAAATATGGCCAGTCCAGTCAGGGAAAGAAATGATGATAGTGGCTTTGAGGGGCATGTGACAGTAACTGTTAGCCCTAGTACAACACGCCCAAAGCGTAGAGCACCACCTCCACCTCAATCCACCAGGATAGATTCACCGAGACCATCTAGGGTTGCTCCTGAACCACCCGGTACAG TTTCAGATCATTCTCTAATTGAGCGTCAGAAGGAACGTTTATCAAGATTAGCAGCTGCATTAGCCCAAGAGAAGGGACAGTTGGCACAATTAAATCGGGAAACACAGATATTAGCTGCTCCTCCACCATCACCAACAGCTGCTGCAAGATTCAAGGAGCATGTGGAACGCTTAAGGGATGAGTGTGATATGTTGGCAAAGCGCCTTGAGATGGGAGTAAGAG ctCCCCGAGTGTTACCTGTCCCAGAGGCAGATGACAACTTCTACAGTAATATATACACAGGGCAGAGACCATCTGCCTCTTGGCAATGCCACATGTGCACCTTTAGGAATCATCCACTCTTAGACAAGTGTGAGGAGTGTGACATGCCCCGGATATTTGTAG TTCGATCTCCCGATGGGATCACCGTACGCTTGATGCCGGGACGTCGAA AAATTGTGCGGTCGTGGGTTTTATGA
- the LOC110994731 gene encoding ragulator complex protein LAMTOR3 homolog, with protein MVDDLRKYLNHLIEKVNGLHCILITDREGVPVVRSVTEKAPQLALRPNFISTFGMATDQASKLGLGRNKTIISMYSSYQVIQMNKLPLVITFIGSDNCNTGHILALESQIEPYLQDLGTIVAEAHKDM; from the exons ATGGTGGATGActtgagaaaatatttaaatcatctGATTGAAAA ggTGAATGGATTGCACTGTATCCTGATAACTGACCGAGAAGGTGTGCCTGTTGTAAGATCAGTTACAGAAAAAGCACCCCAATTAGCCCTGAGaccaaattttatatcaacttTCGGAATGGCTACTGACCAAGCAAGTAAACTAGGCTTAGgaagaaataaaactataatatccATGTATTCTAGTTATCAG GTGATTCAAATGAATAAACTACCATTAGTAATCACATTCATTGGAAGTGACAATTGTAATACAGGACATATTTTGGCATTGGAAAGCCAAATAGAACCCTATTTACAGGATTTGGGGACTATAGTGGCAGAAGCACATAAAGATATGTAA